The following coding sequences lie in one Synechococcus sp. CC9902 genomic window:
- a CDS encoding DUF3086 domain-containing protein, with amino-acid sequence MENQELEAINNGTDQTPEAPPTADAAVDQPDEASDVGAADENQPAPDNPVVELALKDLQSRRDELSAEITLLTNRKQQLEAELKTSFAGQSDAIARRVKGFQEYLGGALQDLVQSVESLDLVVQPMVVQPSPLDQQATDQQGAEGQNASDTSPPIAVSDTFRPDEALIRSALQRFLQQPDVYADPWSLRRSIDARDTALLEDWFFNQGGRGAQPSRGSRPRNILVSAALIAIIGELYGAQFQCLVLAGAPERLGEWRRGLQDALGLGREDFGPSSGIVLFERSEALVERADRLEERGEVPLILIDTAERDVAIPVLQFPLWLAFAAGPNERLDDDDLL; translated from the coding sequence ATGGAGAATCAAGAGCTCGAGGCGATCAACAACGGCACCGATCAGACCCCTGAAGCACCACCGACAGCAGACGCCGCGGTTGATCAACCCGATGAAGCGTCTGACGTTGGAGCTGCGGACGAGAACCAGCCGGCCCCCGACAACCCCGTGGTGGAGCTGGCCTTAAAAGATCTCCAATCCCGCCGCGATGAATTATCGGCAGAGATCACGCTGCTCACCAACCGCAAACAACAGCTCGAAGCCGAACTCAAAACCTCCTTTGCCGGTCAATCCGATGCAATTGCACGGCGGGTGAAGGGCTTCCAGGAGTATCTGGGTGGAGCACTTCAAGACCTGGTGCAGTCGGTGGAGAGCCTGGACCTCGTGGTGCAACCGATGGTGGTGCAACCCTCACCACTCGACCAACAAGCAACAGACCAACAGGGGGCCGAGGGTCAGAACGCAAGCGACACCTCCCCACCCATCGCCGTGTCGGACACGTTTCGCCCCGATGAAGCCCTGATTCGCAGTGCCCTGCAGCGGTTCCTGCAACAACCAGATGTCTATGCCGACCCCTGGAGTCTGCGCCGCAGCATCGACGCACGAGATACAGCCCTGCTCGAAGACTGGTTCTTCAACCAAGGCGGCCGTGGCGCTCAGCCCAGCCGGGGCAGCCGCCCGCGCAACATCCTGGTGAGCGCGGCCTTGATCGCCATTATCGGCGAGCTGTACGGCGCCCAATTCCAATGCCTGGTGCTCGCGGGGGCACCCGAACGGCTGGGCGAATGGCGACGCGGCCTTCAAGATGCCCTCGGCTTGGGCCGAGAAGACTTCGGACCGAGCAGCGGGATCGTGTTGTTTGAACGATCAGAAGCTTTGGTGGAACGGGCCGATCGATTGGAGGAGCGCGGCGAAGTGCCACTGATCTTGATCGACACCGCCGAGCGCGACGTGGCGATTCCTGTGCTTCAGTTTCCACTGTGGCTGGCGTTTGCCGCTGGCCCGAACGAACGGCTCGATGACGACGACCTGCTCTGA
- a CDS encoding DUF1825 family protein: protein MAFFDSDIVQDEAKRLFGDYQQLMQLGSEYGKFDREGKKKFIETMEELMGRYRVFMKRFELSEDFQAKLTVEQLRSQLGQFGITPEQMFEQMNTTLERMKAQIELPPSD from the coding sequence ATGGCCTTCTTCGATTCCGACATCGTCCAAGACGAGGCCAAGCGCCTGTTTGGCGATTACCAGCAGTTGATGCAGTTGGGCAGCGAGTACGGCAAGTTTGATCGCGAAGGCAAGAAGAAATTCATTGAAACCATGGAGGAGCTCATGGGGCGCTATCGCGTGTTCATGAAACGGTTTGAGCTGTCGGAAGACTTTCAGGCGAAGCTCACGGTGGAGCAGCTTCGCAGCCAGTTAGGGCAATTCGGCATTACCCCTGAGCAGATGTTTGAACAGATGAACACCACCTTGGAGCGGATGAAAGCTCAAATTGAGTTGCCCCCTTCGGACTGA
- a CDS encoding DUF3119 family protein — MTTPLPNVILRPDPRLPLLVVALGAALLPLPGQPWPTLVVVLFGLFLLIQTASLRLEFEERALIVWQNGRELRRFPYEHWLAWRLFAPWLPGLFFFRETKSIHFLPILFSPSELRAQLEQRVGKLETTQQQSENKP, encoded by the coding sequence ATGACAACCCCATTGCCCAACGTGATCTTGCGGCCAGACCCACGCTTGCCCTTGCTGGTGGTGGCCCTCGGAGCTGCGTTACTGCCTTTACCAGGTCAACCCTGGCCAACGCTGGTGGTGGTGCTGTTTGGCCTGTTCCTGCTCATCCAAACCGCCAGTTTGCGCCTGGAATTTGAAGAGCGCGCCCTGATCGTTTGGCAAAACGGTCGGGAGTTGCGTCGCTTTCCCTACGAACACTGGCTGGCCTGGCGCCTATTTGCCCCCTGGCTGCCGGGATTGTTCTTCTTTCGGGAAACCAAAAGCATTCACTTTCTGCCAATCCTGTTCAGCCCAAGCGAGCTAAGGGCACAGCTCGAACAACGGGTTGGCAAGCTCGAGACAACCCAACAACAATCGGAAAACAAGCCCTAA
- a CDS encoding MFS transporter: MVAYGFGDAGTGLAATILGFYLFPFFTCAAGLPAFIAGSLLTVIKVWDAFNDPLIGWMSDHTQSRWGPRLPWMLGASLPLGISLAAMWWVPEGTLLQRTIYYVVMAILLMTAYTGVNLPYAALSTELTADTSIRTRLNAARFTGSILAGTIGLLVAFLVLREGGGGYILMGQIAGTIAACTTLLCCWGLAPFAKQAQRPSGSDEAPLQQFRRIRTNPRFIKVLGLYLLLWFGLQLMQVVALIWLVQVLHVPAGISTLLLLAFNIAALAGLQLWSLLSNRHGRIKALAWGASIWIVACLLSMLLQPVETGSSFNAYLPIVSLIMLVGLGAATAYLIPWSLLPDAIDADPTRPAGLYTAWMVFGQKLVIGLSMSVFGLLLSLTGYISTTSCDGALNFIEQPNTALLAVRLCMGLIPAILVLMGLGVMRGWPDRHAHLKSSAG; this comes from the coding sequence ATGGTGGCCTATGGCTTTGGGGATGCAGGCACAGGCTTGGCCGCCACAATCCTTGGCTTTTACCTATTTCCCTTCTTCACCTGTGCAGCGGGTTTGCCCGCCTTCATCGCGGGCTCACTCCTGACCGTGATCAAGGTTTGGGACGCATTTAACGATCCCCTCATTGGCTGGATGAGTGATCACACCCAAAGCCGATGGGGGCCACGGTTGCCTTGGATGCTTGGCGCCTCCCTGCCGTTGGGGATCAGCCTGGCTGCGATGTGGTGGGTGCCTGAGGGAACCCTCCTGCAACGCACGATCTACTACGTGGTGATGGCCATCCTGCTGATGACCGCCTACACGGGCGTGAATCTTCCCTACGCCGCGTTGTCTACTGAGCTCACAGCCGATACATCCATTCGCACGCGGTTGAACGCAGCCCGATTCACCGGATCGATCCTGGCTGGAACCATTGGGCTTCTCGTTGCTTTTCTTGTGCTGAGGGAAGGAGGCGGTGGCTACATCTTGATGGGCCAGATCGCCGGAACGATTGCCGCCTGCACAACCCTGCTGTGCTGTTGGGGCTTAGCACCTTTCGCAAAACAGGCCCAACGCCCCAGCGGAAGCGATGAAGCTCCGCTTCAGCAATTTCGACGGATCAGAACTAACCCACGCTTTATCAAGGTGTTAGGCCTCTATCTCTTGCTGTGGTTTGGGCTTCAGCTGATGCAGGTGGTGGCCTTGATCTGGTTGGTGCAGGTGCTGCACGTCCCAGCCGGCATCTCAACCCTGCTCTTGCTGGCGTTCAACATCGCCGCACTGGCGGGCCTCCAGCTCTGGAGCCTGCTCTCCAATCGCCATGGTCGGATCAAAGCGCTTGCCTGGGGAGCCAGTATTTGGATCGTGGCGTGCCTGTTGTCGATGCTGCTGCAACCGGTGGAAACAGGCAGCAGCTTCAACGCTTACCTCCCAATCGTGAGTTTGATCATGTTGGTGGGCTTAGGAGCAGCCACGGCTTACCTAATCCCCTGGTCGCTCCTACCTGATGCGATCGACGCGGATCCAACCCGCCCCGCCGGGCTTTACACCGCCTGGATGGTGTTTGGCCAGAAGTTAGTCATAGGCCTGAGCATGAGCGTGTTTGGCCTGCTGTTATCGCTCACGGGATACATCTCAACCACTAGCTGTGATGGGGCTTTGAATTTCATTGAGCAGCCCAACACCGCTTTATTGGCCGTCAGACTGTGTATGGGTTTGATCCCCGCCATTCTGGTGCTGATGGGCCTAGGAGTGATGCGAGGCTGGCCCGATCGCCATGCCCATCTCAAGAGCTCCGCTGGATGA
- the pyrF gene encoding orotidine-5'-phosphate decarboxylase: MEVDLSSDVALLHSANPADQIIVALDGMAPDQALAFSVQVEGLRWVKVGLELFVQAGPEVVAQLREQDLRVFLDLKFHDIPATMAGACRRAAALGAELITVHACAGSEALNAAQSAAMEGAQSSGQPSPTLLAVTVLTSWEEQRLQRELAISQGIAPRVSALAQLSATAGIGGCVCSPWEAAALRAQHPEPFALITPGIRLKGAAVGDQARVMGPAEAMTAGATQLVIGRPITRANDPSAAFNACCRELRT; the protein is encoded by the coding sequence ATGGAGGTAGATCTTTCCTCTGATGTGGCTCTGCTGCACTCTGCCAACCCCGCTGACCAGATCATTGTGGCCCTCGACGGCATGGCCCCTGATCAAGCGCTTGCTTTCAGTGTGCAGGTGGAAGGGTTGCGTTGGGTGAAGGTGGGGCTGGAGCTGTTCGTGCAGGCGGGGCCTGAGGTGGTGGCTCAGCTGCGGGAGCAGGACTTGCGGGTGTTTCTCGATCTCAAATTTCACGACATCCCGGCCACGATGGCCGGTGCCTGCCGGCGGGCGGCTGCGCTTGGGGCTGAGCTGATCACAGTGCATGCCTGTGCCGGCAGCGAAGCTCTGAACGCCGCGCAATCTGCAGCAATGGAGGGAGCTCAAAGCAGCGGGCAGCCCTCGCCAACTCTTCTGGCAGTGACGGTGCTCACAAGTTGGGAGGAGCAGCGTTTACAGCGGGAACTCGCCATCAGCCAAGGCATCGCTCCGCGGGTTTCGGCCTTGGCCCAGCTATCGGCCACTGCCGGTATCGGTGGATGTGTGTGTTCGCCTTGGGAGGCCGCGGCATTACGGGCTCAACATCCCGAGCCGTTTGCATTGATCACGCCCGGGATTCGCCTCAAAGGCGCTGCGGTGGGTGATCAAGCGCGGGTGATGGGGCCGGCTGAGGCGATGACAGCAGGCGCAACACAGCTGGTAATCGGACGACCGATCACCAGAGCCAACGACCCCAGTGCAGCATTTAACGCTTGCTGTCGAGAGCTCAGAACTTGA
- the plsY gene encoding glycerol-3-phosphate 1-O-acyltransferase PlsY: MLLSSLLLLALGYLLGSMPNGYLAGRWLKGIDLRQCGSGSTGATNVLRNVGKGPALVVFLLDVGKGALAVLLAKSFGLNDWVQVLAGLAALAGHIWPVWLGWKGGKAVATGLGMFLGLAWPVGLACLGLFMAVISLSRIVSLSSVVAAIGLPVLMLTSGGSSAYVAVSVVASLMVLWRHRSNIERLLAGTEPRIGEKGKS; this comes from the coding sequence ATGCTGCTCTCTTCACTGTTGCTCCTAGCGCTTGGCTATCTGCTGGGCTCGATGCCCAACGGCTACCTCGCCGGGCGCTGGCTCAAGGGAATTGACCTGCGCCAGTGCGGCTCGGGCAGCACCGGCGCCACCAATGTGCTGCGCAACGTGGGCAAAGGCCCGGCGTTGGTGGTGTTCCTGCTCGACGTGGGCAAAGGGGCGTTGGCCGTGCTGCTCGCGAAAAGCTTTGGCCTGAACGACTGGGTGCAGGTGCTGGCAGGGCTTGCAGCGTTGGCCGGTCACATCTGGCCGGTTTGGCTGGGCTGGAAAGGTGGCAAAGCCGTTGCCACTGGCCTGGGGATGTTCCTGGGTCTGGCCTGGCCCGTGGGGCTTGCATGTTTGGGGTTGTTCATGGCCGTGATCAGCCTCAGCCGGATCGTGTCGCTGTCCAGCGTGGTGGCCGCCATCGGTCTGCCGGTGCTGATGCTCACCTCCGGCGGCAGCAGCGCCTACGTGGCGGTATCGGTGGTGGCCAGCCTGATGGTGCTGTGGCGACACCGCAGCAACATTGAGCGGCTGCTGGCGGGCACGGAACCGCGCATCGGGGAGAAAGGGAAGAGCTAA
- a CDS encoding response regulator transcription factor: protein MREIRTRSLPVLRDRRTVIASADRVFITALTHLFEGIGPLVGAATSEQDALNCLTANDVQLLVCTDLLESGSGPALVAAAKAQHPKLRCLMLIQRPLLSTIDAAIASGCEGLCSRERLGDGGVLSVLQAMDSDGIHMDPTITGVCQQSRRRPILDGPPLLSDVLSLREEDVLRGLCRGLSNQEIADQLHLAIDTIKHAVTSLLRKLEARDRTQAVLIAFQHNLVDPPAPIPRWHHKTHR, encoded by the coding sequence ATGCGTGAGATCAGAACACGCAGCCTTCCTGTCCTGAGAGATCGACGCACAGTCATCGCCAGTGCAGACCGAGTGTTTATCACAGCCCTAACGCATTTGTTTGAGGGCATTGGACCCTTAGTCGGCGCTGCAACCAGTGAGCAGGATGCCCTCAACTGCCTCACGGCGAACGACGTTCAACTCCTGGTTTGTACTGATTTGCTCGAGAGCGGCTCAGGCCCAGCCTTGGTGGCCGCAGCGAAGGCCCAGCATCCAAAACTGCGCTGCTTGATGTTGATTCAGCGCCCTCTGCTGAGCACCATTGATGCAGCGATCGCCTCTGGCTGTGAGGGCCTATGCAGCCGTGAACGCCTTGGCGATGGTGGAGTGCTGAGCGTTCTCCAAGCGATGGATAGCGATGGGATCCACATGGACCCGACCATCACAGGGGTCTGTCAGCAGAGCCGCCGCCGGCCCATCCTTGACGGCCCACCACTGCTAAGCGACGTGCTCAGCCTGCGAGAGGAAGATGTTTTACGAGGTCTATGCCGGGGACTCAGCAATCAAGAGATTGCCGACCAACTGCATCTCGCCATCGACACGATCAAACACGCTGTAACCAGCCTTCTCCGGAAACTTGAAGCCCGAGATCGAACCCAAGCCGTGCTGATTGCCTTCCAACACAACTTGGTGGACCCTCCCGCTCCGATTCCCCGCTGGCACCACAAAACCCATCGCTGA
- the tyrS gene encoding tyrosine--tRNA ligase, protein MPETNPSLPSWLNRGMADLFPAGEPSDVDQSLAARLAAAEAEGRPLRVKLGIDPTGSNIHLGHSILFRKLRAFQDAGHIAVLIIGDFTARIGDPTGKSATRVQLSKNDVAVNASTYLRQLGQDQPKETALLDFETPGRLEVRYNSEWLEGMDLPAVIGLLGTGTVGQMLAKEDFSNRYNSGTPIALHEFLYPLLQGYDSVAVNADVELGGTDQKFNVAMGRDLQRHFGRGTQFGLLLPILVGLDGAQKMSKTLGNTVGLEDDPLSMYSKLEKVGDTAINDYVTLLTDLNVEALPENPREKQKAMALAVTATRHGTDAAAKAQLDAGNLVGGAGDASADVPEASLLAVNFPAKAFYLMSAVGICASSSEARRQIKGGAARLDGEKITDPNQEFASAAELDGRVLQLGKKTFRRLTA, encoded by the coding sequence ATGCCGGAGACCAATCCGTCGTTGCCGTCATGGCTGAATCGCGGCATGGCCGACTTGTTTCCTGCAGGCGAGCCCAGCGATGTGGATCAATCCTTGGCAGCGCGGTTAGCGGCAGCTGAGGCTGAGGGCCGTCCGTTGCGGGTGAAGCTGGGTATCGACCCTACGGGTAGCAACATCCACCTGGGGCACAGCATTTTGTTCCGCAAGTTGCGGGCCTTTCAGGATGCCGGCCACATTGCGGTATTGATCATTGGGGATTTCACGGCTCGGATAGGCGATCCCACGGGCAAGAGCGCGACGCGGGTGCAATTGAGCAAAAATGACGTTGCGGTGAATGCGTCCACCTACTTGCGCCAACTCGGGCAAGATCAGCCCAAAGAAACGGCGTTGCTCGATTTCGAGACCCCTGGTCGGCTGGAGGTTCGATACAACAGCGAATGGTTGGAGGGCATGGACCTTCCAGCGGTGATCGGATTGCTGGGCACCGGAACCGTGGGCCAGATGCTGGCGAAAGAAGATTTTTCGAACCGCTACAACAGCGGCACTCCCATTGCCTTGCATGAGTTTCTGTATCCCCTCCTTCAGGGGTACGACTCGGTGGCGGTCAACGCCGATGTGGAACTCGGGGGCACCGATCAAAAATTCAATGTGGCGATGGGCCGTGATTTGCAGAGGCATTTCGGCCGCGGCACCCAGTTCGGTTTGTTGTTGCCGATCTTGGTTGGTCTGGATGGGGCTCAAAAAATGAGCAAAACCCTCGGCAACACCGTGGGTCTGGAAGACGACCCCCTATCGATGTATTCCAAACTTGAGAAAGTCGGCGATACGGCGATCAACGACTACGTGACGTTGCTCACCGACCTCAATGTCGAGGCGTTGCCGGAGAACCCACGAGAGAAGCAGAAGGCGATGGCACTGGCGGTGACCGCAACGCGCCATGGCACGGATGCGGCCGCAAAAGCCCAGCTCGATGCTGGAAACCTGGTTGGTGGTGCAGGTGATGCATCCGCTGATGTGCCTGAGGCCTCGTTGCTTGCGGTGAATTTCCCGGCGAAGGCTTTCTACTTGATGAGTGCTGTTGGTATCTGCGCCAGCAGTAGCGAAGCGCGGCGCCAAATCAAGGGGGGTGCTGCTCGCCTGGATGGGGAAAAAATCACCGATCCCAATCAGGAATTCGCCTCGGCCGCTGAGCTTGATGGCAGGGTGCTGCAGCTCGGCAAAAAAACCTTTCGGCGATTGACGGCATAA
- a CDS encoding SMP-30/gluconolactonase/LRE family protein produces MKPHCVLDAQAGLAEGPHWWAEKGIFLWVDIEASRVGLFDPVARSNRFLDLPSHVGAVVPTTTGDLVAATAKGFVRLNPQSGVLTALCDPEPGRSEHRFNDGKCDSWGRFWAGTMAYDFSPGAGSLWRLNNDFSCSLQWQELTISNGLAWSLDRRFLYLIDSPTLTVMAFPLTSTGSLAGHPTACITIPAEWDALPDGMCIDAEGKLWIALFGGGAVTRWDPLDGRLMQTVELPCRQVTSCCFGGPDLDQLLITTARRGLDAQALGEQPLAGGLFQLSPGIKGCRSEMFRV; encoded by the coding sequence ATGAAGCCTCACTGTGTTCTTGATGCTCAGGCTGGCTTGGCGGAAGGTCCCCACTGGTGGGCAGAGAAAGGTATTTTTCTTTGGGTGGATATCGAAGCCTCGCGGGTGGGCTTATTCGATCCGGTCGCCCGCAGCAATCGATTTTTGGATTTGCCCTCCCATGTGGGGGCCGTGGTCCCAACCACGACGGGCGATTTAGTTGCCGCGACGGCCAAGGGGTTTGTGCGACTCAATCCGCAAAGCGGAGTTTTGACTGCCCTTTGCGATCCTGAACCTGGACGTTCGGAACATCGCTTCAACGATGGAAAGTGCGATTCCTGGGGACGGTTTTGGGCGGGAACGATGGCCTACGACTTCAGCCCTGGCGCAGGATCACTTTGGCGGTTGAACAACGATTTCAGCTGCAGTTTGCAATGGCAAGAGCTCACGATTTCGAACGGTTTGGCCTGGAGCCTTGATCGACGTTTTTTGTATTTGATTGATTCGCCGACTCTGACGGTGATGGCTTTTCCTCTGACGTCGACCGGTTCACTAGCAGGCCATCCCACTGCATGCATCACCATTCCGGCGGAGTGGGATGCCCTACCCGATGGGATGTGCATTGATGCGGAGGGCAAGCTGTGGATCGCCCTATTTGGTGGGGGTGCCGTCACCCGTTGGGATCCTCTGGATGGTCGGTTGATGCAAACGGTGGAGCTTCCCTGTCGCCAGGTCACCTCCTGTTGTTTTGGTGGCCCTGATTTGGATCAGCTGTTGATCACCACAGCGCGTCGGGGCCTTGATGCTCAAGCACTAGGGGAACAGCCCTTGGCAGGAGGTTTGTTTCAGCTGAGCCCTGGTATTAAGGGATGCCGATCTGAAATGTTTCGAGTTTAG
- a CDS encoding MlaE family ABC transporter permease, which yields MRMPRSLKRLGSSLLIGGQAVTATMRGRINTVDLSDQLMEAGPGSLLIVFIISVAAGSVFNIQVAAELTRQGAGSTVGGILAIGLAREIAPLLTACLLAGKVATAYAAQLGTMKVTEQIDAITMLRTDPVEYLVVPRLIALVVMAPLQCFFFFIVAVWSGQITSTALYNIPPSVFWTSVRTWMHPEDLPFMLVKAVVFGLIIATISCGWGLTTKGGPKEVGTSTTGAVVMILILVCIMDVVLTQVLFGA from the coding sequence ATGAGAATGCCGCGCTCGCTTAAACGTTTGGGCTCAAGCCTTTTGATCGGCGGCCAAGCCGTTACAGCAACAATGCGCGGGCGGATCAACACAGTGGATCTTTCCGATCAGTTGATGGAAGCCGGCCCAGGCAGCTTGCTGATCGTCTTCATCATCTCGGTGGCTGCAGGCTCGGTTTTCAACATTCAAGTGGCCGCAGAGCTCACCCGACAAGGGGCTGGATCCACGGTGGGCGGCATCCTCGCGATCGGACTCGCCCGGGAAATCGCACCCCTACTCACCGCCTGCTTGCTGGCCGGGAAAGTCGCCACTGCCTACGCAGCGCAGCTGGGCACCATGAAAGTGACCGAACAAATTGATGCGATCACAATGCTGCGCACCGACCCAGTGGAATACCTGGTGGTGCCAAGGCTGATCGCCCTTGTGGTGATGGCACCTCTGCAGTGCTTTTTCTTTTTCATCGTGGCGGTTTGGTCGGGACAGATCACAAGCACCGCGCTCTACAACATTCCACCCTCAGTGTTCTGGACGTCCGTGCGCACCTGGATGCATCCAGAGGATCTGCCCTTCATGCTTGTGAAGGCTGTGGTGTTTGGCTTGATCATCGCCACCATTTCCTGCGGGTGGGGCCTCACCACCAAGGGTGGCCCGAAGGAAGTGGGCACCAGTACCACAGGTGCCGTGGTGATGATCCTAATTTTGGTTTGCATCATGGACGTGGTGTTAACCCAAGTGCTGTTCGGCGCATGA
- a CDS encoding autotransporter outer membrane beta-barrel domain-containing protein: MFWRSIPSLQTLLAAGMGLLMLEIVMAHQPAQAESCTVDPFGSEVCLPDSTPEEPDKPKRSNQSKKSNKPDKSKRMVIVPSCFGPCTQFPPAPPYRQFQEVMEEAALKATPDATPEPRPAEPLRPLWFKSDQLDDVEAETYLERTLDRNDMAQLNAVGIEADTDADGMVITVDGLSYGEVLEPHGLLFTNEVNEPGLNAWVRGFGGGSSNGAAGDRYANFSNGGSQIGFDIPINDETRIGLFGTYAVMNGTDGARGSWDSDGWGGGAYAEYWTSDFYLRGMVSAGGYDGEHRRKIDGETAKGDRSGNSWTGVLNIGAPLQSGDWIIEPQAQLSYTNTSLDKFSEHGANRRDRLRFHEMEVDQLGSELSVKFAIPIRDGERSLLLPSLRVGWAADWGMSGDHQKVSYLESGKSQRWDVNGNDDHAALVELGLDYTTFNFQDTSMGVYARGGGLLWAGNRGTSWQVQGGLNFKF, encoded by the coding sequence ATGTTCTGGCGCTCAATCCCAAGCCTGCAAACACTTCTGGCTGCAGGAATGGGTCTACTGATGCTGGAGATCGTCATGGCACATCAACCGGCCCAAGCCGAGAGCTGCACGGTTGATCCTTTTGGCAGCGAAGTCTGCCTGCCGGATTCAACCCCCGAGGAACCCGATAAGCCCAAGCGGTCAAATCAATCAAAGAAGTCGAACAAGCCAGACAAGTCCAAACGAATGGTGATCGTTCCGTCGTGCTTTGGGCCCTGTACTCAATTCCCGCCTGCTCCGCCGTATCGGCAATTCCAGGAGGTGATGGAGGAAGCCGCTCTTAAAGCCACACCGGACGCCACGCCCGAGCCACGCCCCGCTGAACCACTCCGCCCGCTCTGGTTCAAAAGCGATCAGCTCGATGACGTTGAAGCAGAGACATACCTCGAGCGGACGCTCGATCGCAACGACATGGCCCAGCTCAACGCCGTTGGCATCGAAGCCGATACCGATGCAGATGGCATGGTCATCACGGTGGACGGACTGAGCTACGGGGAGGTTTTGGAGCCCCATGGCTTGCTGTTCACCAACGAGGTGAATGAGCCCGGGCTGAATGCTTGGGTGCGCGGCTTTGGCGGCGGTAGTAGCAACGGTGCCGCTGGCGATCGCTACGCCAACTTCAGCAATGGCGGCAGCCAGATCGGCTTCGACATTCCCATCAACGATGAAACCCGGATCGGCCTGTTTGGCACCTATGCGGTGATGAACGGCACAGATGGTGCACGCGGCAGCTGGGATAGCGATGGTTGGGGTGGTGGTGCCTACGCCGAGTACTGGACCAGCGACTTCTACTTGCGCGGCATGGTCAGCGCCGGCGGCTATGACGGTGAGCATCGCCGCAAGATCGATGGTGAAACCGCCAAGGGAGACCGAAGCGGCAATTCCTGGACTGGCGTGCTCAACATCGGTGCACCACTACAAAGCGGTGACTGGATCATCGAACCTCAGGCCCAACTGAGTTACACCAACACCAGCCTCGACAAGTTCAGCGAACACGGCGCCAACCGGCGTGATCGTCTCCGCTTCCATGAGATGGAAGTCGACCAACTGGGAAGTGAGCTCTCCGTGAAGTTCGCCATTCCCATCCGTGATGGCGAACGATCATTACTCTTACCCTCGCTGCGGGTGGGCTGGGCCGCCGACTGGGGGATGAGCGGTGACCACCAAAAAGTGAGTTACCTCGAATCTGGCAAGAGCCAACGCTGGGACGTGAATGGCAACGACGACCATGCCGCCCTCGTGGAACTGGGCCTCGACTACACCACCTTCAACTTCCAAGACACCTCGATGGGGGTGTACGCCCGTGGTGGAGGGTTGCTCTGGGCTGGCAATCGTGGCACCAGTTGGCAAGTGCAAGGAGGCTTGAACTTCAAGTTCTGA